A single window of Carassius auratus strain Wakin chromosome 9, ASM336829v1, whole genome shotgun sequence DNA harbors:
- the LOC113108091 gene encoding C-type lectin Cal-like, producing MIVSEFVLVHQKETWEGALEYCRNYYNDLASLSTMNRMNSSLPEITKAKTEYVWTGLRYLAGDWFWVTGDDVNYTAWYQNEQPQCPAKDLHCGALHKQTKLWTHRNCEEQLNFVCQ from the coding sequence ATGATCGTATCAGAGTTTGTGCTGGTGCATCAGAAAGAGACCTGGGAAGGAGCTCTGGAATACTGTAGGAATTATTATAATGATCTGGCAAGTCTGAGCACAATGAACAGGATGAATTCTTCTTTACCAGAAATCACAAAAGCTAAAACTGAATACGTGTGGACTGGTCTGCGTTATCTAGCAGGGGACTGGTTCTGGGTCACTGGAGATGATGTTAACTACACAGCCTGGTATCAGAACGAACAGCCCCAGTGTCCTGCCAAAGACCTTCATTGTGGAGCCCTGCACAAGCAAACAAAGCTTTGGACACACAGAAACTGTGAGGAGCAGCTCAACTTTGTTTGTCAGTAG